GGCAGGGACCACGTGTGATTCACATCAGGGTCCCCAGAGCCCATCCAGGCCTGGTGCAGAGATCACTGGTGAGTGTTTGGGGGATGATAAAGAGGtggcaagaaagagagaggggtGGCATGAGAAGCCCTTGTCCTAGGCCCTCTGCTCTGGGGACCCCAAGTGTAGGGGACCAACTATGCTCTTACAGCAGAATGATGGATTCAAATTGCTGCCCCCTTCCCCCATGTACCCATCTCTCCACAGGTCAGACTTGTCCTAGGccaggaggagctgaggctgCAGACCCTGGCAGGGACGCTGCTGAGCGACTCCGTCCTCCACACCGTGGGGCTGACTGTGTCAGACAACTGGGCCTCGTTGTCAGTTGATGGGCTCCTGAACGCCTCAGCCCCAGTCGCAGGAGGCCCCCTGGAGGTCCCCTATGGGCTCTTCATAGGGGGCACTGGGAGCCTTGGCCTGCCCTACCTAAGGGGAGCCAGCCGACCCCTGAGGGGTTGCCTCCATGCAGCCACCCTCAACGGCCGCAGCCTCCTCCGGCCACTAACCGCAGACGTGCATGAAGGCTGTGCTGAAGAGTTTTCTGCCAGTGATGACGTGGCCCTGGGCTTCTCTGGGCCCCACTCGCTGGCTGCCTTCCCTGCCTGGGGCACCCAGGATGAAGGCACCCTGGAGTTTACACTCACCACACGGAGCCGGCAAGCACCCCTGGCTTTCCAGGCAGGGGGCCGGCGTGGGGACTTCATCTATGTGGACATATTTGAGGGCCACCTGCGGGCTGTGATTGAGAAGGGCCAGGGTACCGTGTTACTCCACAACAGTATGCATGTAGCCGATGGGCAGCCCCATGAGGTCAGTGTCCACGTGGATGCCAACCGGCTGGAAATATCTGTGGACCAGTACCCGACACGTACTTCCAACCGTGGGGTCCTCAGCTACCTGGAACCACGCGGCAGTCTCCTCCTCGGGGGGCTGGACGCAGAGGCCTCTCGCCACCTCCAGGAACACCGCCTGGGCCTGGCACCAGGAGCTGCCAACATCTCCCTACTGGGCTGCATGGAGGACCTCAGCGTCAATGGCCAGAGGCAGGGGCTCCGGGAAGCCTTGCTGACTcgcaacatggcagctggctgcAGGCTTGAGGAGGACGAGTACGAGGAGGATGCCTACGGGCCATATGAAGCTTTCTCCACCCTGGCGCCTGAGGCTTGGCCGGCCATGGAGCTGCCTGAGCCCTGCATGCCAGAACCAGGACTGCCTCCTGTCTTCGCCAACTTCACCCAACTGCTGACCATCAGCCCGCTGGTGGTGGCCGAAGGTGGCGCAGCCTGGCTCGAGTGGCGGCACGTGCAGCCCACGCTGGACCTGAGCGAGGCAGAGCTGCGCAAATCCCAGGTGCTGTTCAGTGTGAGCCACGGGGCACGGCATGGTGAGCTAGAGCTGGACATCCCGGGCGCCCAGGCGCGGAAGATGTTTACCCTCCTGGATGTGGTGAACCGCAAGGCCCGCTTTGTCCACGATGGCTCTGAGGACACCTCCGACCAGCTGGTGCTGGAGGTGTCGGTGACCGCTCGGGGGCCTGTGCCCTCCTGCCTTCGGAGGGGCCAGACTTACCTTCTGCCTGTCCAGGTCAACCCTGTCAATGACCCGCCCCGTGTCATCTTCCCGCACGGCAGCGTCATGGTGATCCTGGAACACACTCAGAAGCCACTGGGGCCTGAGGTGTTCCAGGCCTACGACCCAGACTCGGCCTGCGAGGGCCTCACCTTCCAGCTGCTCGGCGCCGCCGGCGGCCTCCCAGTGGAGCGCCGAGACCAGCCCGGGGAGCCAGCGACCGAGTTCTCCTGCCGGGAGCTGGAGGCGGGCAGCCTCGTCTACATCCACCGTGGGGGCCCCACGCGGGACCTAACGTTCCGGGTTAGCGACGGGCTGCAGGCCAGCCCTCCAGCCACGCTGAAGGTGGTGGCTGTCCGGCCAGCCATTCAGGTCCGCCACAACACAGGGCTGCACCTGGCCCAGGGCTCCGCTGCACCTGTCTTGCCCGCCAACCTGTCGGTGGAGACAAATGCTGTGGGGCAGGATGTGAGCGTGCTGTTCCGAGTCACCGGGGCCCTGCAGTTTGGGGAGCTGCAGAAGCAGGGGGCCGGCGGGGCAGAGGGTGCCGAGTGGCGGGCCACACAGGCGTTCCACCAGCGGGATGTGGAGCAGGGCCGCGTGAGGTACCTGAGCACCGACCCGGAGCACCACACCGAGGACACTGTGGAGAACCTGGCCTTGGAGGTGCAGGTGGGCCAGGAAACCCTGAGCAATCTGTCCTTCCCCGTGACGGTCCAGAgagccacagtgtggctgctgcGGCTAGAACCGCTACACACTCAGAACACCCGGCAGGAGGCCCTCACCACAGCCCACCTGGAGGCCaccctggaggaggtgggcccGAGCCCCACCCTCTTCCACTATGAGGTGGTTCAGGCCCCCAAGAAGGGTAATCTTCGGCTACAGGGCACGCGGCTGTCAGACGGTCAGGGCTTCACCCAGGATGACCTGCAGGCTGGTCGGGTAACCTATGGGGCCACAGCACGTGCCTCAGAGACAGTCGAGGACGTCTTCCGTTTCCGTGTCACAGCTCCACCACATTTCTCCCCACTCTACACCTTCCCCATCCACATCAGGGGTGACCCAGATGCTCCTGTCCTCACCAACGTCCTCCTCTCGGTGCCTGAGGGTGGCGAGGGCATCCTCTCTGCTGACCACCTCTTTGTCAAAAGTCTCAACAGTGCCAGCTACCTCTATGAGGTCATGGAGCGGCCCCGCCATGGGAGGCTGGCATGGCGGGGGTCACAGGACAAGGCCATCATGGTGACATCCTTCACCAATGAAGACCTGCTGCATGGCCAGCTGGTCTACCAGCATGACGACTCGGAGACCACAGAAGATGACATCCCATTTGTGGCTACCCGCCAGGGCGAAGGCAGTGGTGGCATGGCCTGGGAGGAGGTACGAGGCGTCTTCCGTGTGGCCATCCAGCCCGTGAATGACCACGCCCCCGTGCAGACTATTAACCGTGTCTTCCACGTAGCCCGGGGTGGGTCGCGGCTGCTGACTACAGACGACGTGGCCTTCAGCGATGCCGACTCAGGCTTTGCTGATGCTCAGCTGGTGCTGACCCGCAAGGACCTCCTCTTCGGCAGCATTGTGGCTGTGGATGAGCCCACGCGGCCCATCTACCGCTTCACCCAGGAGGACCTCAGGAAGAGGCGAGTCCTCTTCGTGCACTCAGGGGCTGACCGTGGCTGGATCCAGCTACAGGTGTCCGACGGGCAGCACCAGGCCACCGCACTGCTCGAAGTGCAGGCCTCAGAGCCCTACCTCCGTGTGGCCAATGGCTCCAACCTAGTGGTCCCTCAGGGAGGCCAGAGCACCATCGACACAGCTGTGCTCCACCTGGACACCAACCTAGACATTCGCAATGGGGATGAGGTCCACTACCATGTCACGGCCGGCCCACGCTGGGGACAGCTGCTCCGGGCCGGCCAGCCTGCCACAGCCTTCTCCCAGCAGGACCTAGTGGATGGGGCCATTCTCTACAGCCACAATGGCAGCCTCAGCCCCCGTGATACCCTCGCCTTCTCCGTGGAGGCAGGGCCTGTGCACACAGATGCCACCCTACAAGTGACCATTGCCCTGGAAGGACCACTGGCCCCCCTGCACCTGGTCCAGCACAAAAAGATCTATGTTTTCCAGGGGGAGGCAGCTGAGATCAGAAGGGACCAGCTGGAGGTAAAGGGCTGGGGTGTGAGCAGGGTCACGGGCCAGATGAAGGGGGCCTTTCCCTCCAGCCTTCATGCTGTGCGTGCTTGGACATTTTGGGCTGTGCCTGTGGTGACTCCTGGGTCAGGTGTGAGCACGTGCCTTAGGCGTGCACCTGtacatgtgtgtgttgtgtgcctGAGGGTTTCTGGGGAGTCTTGTACATATAACTGCCTGTGAGTGGTGTGTGCCTCCACATGTCTTGTGCCTGTGTGTACATGCTGTGACTAACCGTGCAGATTCCTAGGCCCCACCCAGACAACAGAATATCTGAAGTGGAGcctgagaatctgtattttaataacgATAAGTTCTCTGGAGGGTTTTCATGGGTACAGACTTTGAGGACTATAGGCCTTGGAGGCAGGCTTGGCTGCCCCTGCAGGTTCCCATGCGTTCAGCTCTTTTTCCAGACTTTAGACCAGGACTCAGGGTCTGGAGAGGGCTACTGACCCCCCAGGAACCTCACAGAGCAACTACAGGCTGTCCAGCAGGCctactgacttgctgtgtgacctcaacaagtcccttgccctctctgggccttattCTCCTCACTGCCGATTTCTGAGCCTCTTGTGGTTCTGGCTGTGGACTTTTGGGCAGATTGTGACTAAACATGTCTCGCATCAGGAAGGCTTCGCCCTGCAGGAGGCAGCATTTGAGTTAGGCTTAGAAGAGTCTGGGGTTTCAATAGCAGAGAAGTGGGGACagtattccagacagagggagcagtTCAGGCAAAGGCACAGAATCAGGAATGTGAGTTTGGGGGCAGTGTGTAGCCCTTTGTGGCTGGACCATCAGGTGAGGGGGCACCCAGTGGCCCTTGGACTGGACCTGGGTCTGCCAGCTCCATAGAGCCTAGAGTCTAGGAGTCTGTGCCTCTAAGAGGGATAGGGCACCCTCTGGTGGTGAAGGATGGCAATTGCGGGGGcattctctgtgtgtatgtgcgcATGCGTGTCTAGGTGTAGGACGTACATGTGTGTCTCTGTCCACACATCAGTGTGTGGTGAGATTGTATGTCTGTGTCACTGACTCTGAGGATTTGTGATTATGTGTTCTGAGGGAATGTGTGTCTCAGAGGCCAGGACAGCCTTCCTCTGTGACCCCCGTGAGTACCTGTGACCCTCTGTTAACCAGGCAGCCCAGGAGGCAGTGCTGCCGGCAGACATTGTGTTCTCGGTGAAGACCCCACCAAGTGCTGGCTATCTGGTGACATTGTCTCACGGCACCACGGCAGCCGAGGCACCCAGCCTGGACCCCGTGCAGAGCTTCTCTCAGGAGGCGGTGGATGAGGGCAGAGTCCTGTACCTGCACTCCCGCCCAGAGGCCTGGAGTGATACCTTCTCCCTGGATGTGGCCTCAGGCCTAGGTACCCCCCTCGAAGGAGTCCTCATGGAGCTGGAGGTGCTGCCTGCTGCCATCCCACTGGAGGCACAGAACTTCAGCGTCCCCGAGGGCGGCACCCGCACCCTGGCCCCCCCGCTGCTCCGCATCATTGGGCCCTACTTCCCCACACTGCCAGGCCTCAACCTGCAAGTGCTTGAGCCACCCCAGCATGGGGTcctgcagagagaggaaggacctCAAGACAGGACCCTCGGCACCTTCTCCTGGAGAGAGGTATGACTGTCAGGGAGGCCCTGGGGTTTCAGCCCAGCTCTGGGGGCAGAGTAGGgggagccccagggcctcccagtcTGGGGGTATGTACTTAGAGGAGGCATGGAGCccacatttatggagcacctctGCTTTAGATACCTCATCTCATTCCTTCTTCACTGGGCAGACAGAAATGATTGTCCCTATCTCCTtcaccccttccttccttcactcggGGAGAAATGATTGCCCTCATTTCCAGAGGAGTCAGTTTCCTCCCGCACCCAAAGGCAGGTCATGAAGACCCACGGTGAGTCTCAGGCCTGCTGAGGCCTGAcctgcagccctgggcctgcCCACAGGTGGAACAGCAGCTGATCCGCTATGTGCATGATGGGAGCGAGACACTGACAGACAGCTTTGTCCTGGTAGCTAATGCCTCGGAAATAGGCCGCCAGAGCCATCCTGTGGGCTTCACCATCACCATCCTGCCTGTCAACGACCAACCCCCCATCCTCACCACAAACACAGGCCTGCAGGTAAGCGCATTCTAGGACCACCTCCCACCTCTTCTCCCAGAGAGAGGCCCAGCACATAGCtcccccgagcctcagtttcctcctctgtaacatgGGGGCTCTGCCATGTGCCTCACTAGGTttttgggaagagagaagagctaTTATACTGAAAATAGAACACAGGTGTGAGGCTTTGTTATTGGACACTTATAAGTGCAGTAGGCAGCCTTGTGAATGGCCACACTTGGCCCTGCTCTTCCCTGACTCACCCTCAGCAGGAGGCTTTTTCTATAGCTCAGGACCAGAACTCATGAAGAAAGTTTTCAAGCCTTTAAGGATGGACTCCAGGTGGGGAACAGTTAagctccccacttcctcccccaGAAAGTGAAGGCCACAGACTGGATCCCCAAGCCCCTGCCCCTTATACCACTGCGGAGCAGCAGTGCCCCCATTCAGCAGAGGTGGAGGTTGCGACCCAGATAGAGGTGACAGAACTTCTTCACAGTCACAAAAGTAGTTACTGGTATAACAGTAAGGGCGTGGCTTGACCGAGGCCACACAGCAAGATAGCAGATGGGCAGGACCTTGAACGCTGACTTCTAGGGTGTGCACTCTAGGTCAGCAGGAGCCGTGGAAGGCTTCACAAGGGGGCTGATTTGGGCTGTCTGTGACATGGGGCACTAGGCATCTTTGGTGGTATAGGATGTGCCTGTGGGAAGCAGCCCAGTGGTGGAGAGGCCTATGGAGGGTACAGGCTAAGGGCTGCCCTGAGACCACAAGCGGGTGGTGCTGTGTGGCAGCTTGGCCACCAGGGGGTGCTATCCACCGTGTTTGTGCCAGAAGCCTCGCTAAAGCCCTGCCCTCGTAATTTGCAGCCCTCCTTCCAGACCTGCGGCTGGGGtcctcctggggctctgggagggagCACAGGAATCCAAGAGGGCTGTTTTCCAGATATAGAATCCCCTCCCCAATACTGCCCACAAGTTGCTGACCCAGCAGGATGTATAATAGGACCCTGGGAACAGGATCCTGCCATGCTGGCAGGTGACAGGCCTGAGGGGAtctccccttcactctgagcatgGGGAGGGGCTGCTCACACCCAGGCATCCCTCACCCATCTGCTTGGGGCTCAGGCCTGCACTGGAAACACCTGGGCCTTCATCCCAGTGCTGCTTCCATGCTGCGGGATGACAGCCAGCCATCAGCCTCCAGCTCTCCATGCTTCATGCCCTCTTTCTCACCTGGAAGGGGAGACCATTTCTAAGTATCCTGGGCAGGCAAAACTCACGTTCCCCAGtgtgcccagcccctgcccaaaCTTGCTGTGGAGGGTCTGAAGGGAGACCCCTGCCCTGCCAGTGGGACAGGGCTGGATTAAGCAGCACTGTCTGTCAGGGTAGGTAGGGTCTCTGAGGGGTGAGAACCTGGTGAGGCTGAGAGCTGGGGGCTTCCTGAGGTAGGGGGACATGAGTTGGCCTTGAGGGACAGCAGGATTAGGGCAGATGGAGAGCAGGGAGCCTGGGCGTGGGGGCCCTGGGGTAACAGGGGAAGGTGAATGGGGTGGAGGGCCCTTTGTGCAGGGGGCCCAGAAAGGCATAGGCCTCAATGCCAGCTGAGGGCCTGAGCTACAGTGCGCTCAGAGCCCCGATGGTGGCCCCATGGCCGGGGAGGAATAAGGAAGGTAAGCTTGGTAGGGGCAGAACCTTCACAGTCCTGTGTCCCCAGATGTGGGAGGGGGCCACTGTGCCCATCCCTACGGAGGCCCTTAGGGGCACAGACAACGACTCAGGGCCTGAGGACCTGGTCTACACCATCGAGCGGCCCAGCAATGGACGGGTAGTGCTGCAGGCGGCGCCGGGCACTGAGATCCACAGCTTCACACAGGCCCAGCTGGATGGCAGGCTCGTGCTGTTCTCACACAGAGGTGGGTGCTGAGAGGTGGGGATGCTCTGAGGATGGGGCGCCAGCATGGGCCTGCGAGACCCAACTCCACTCCTGTCCTCAGGAGCCCTGGACGGAGGTTTCCACTTCAGCCTCTCCGATGGCGAGCACACTTCCCATGGACACTTCTTCCACGTGGTGGCCCAGAAGCAACTGCTCCTCTCACTGGAGGGCAGCCGGACCCTGACCATCTGCCCAGGTGGGTCTGCCAAATGTGGGTGGCATGCCAGGGTCATGCCACCCCTCTAGCAGTGGCAGGCTTTGCCCTGGCTCCTGGCCAAAGGCTGACAGGCCCCTTTTGCCTCTCGCAGGGTCCATCCAGCCGCTCAGCAGCCAGAGCCTGAGAGCCAGCTCCAGCGCAGGCACCGACCCCCACCACCTTCTCTACCGCGTGGTACAGGGCCCCCGGCTTGGCCGGCTGTTCCGTGCCCAGCAAGGCAGCACTGGGGAGGCCCTGGTGAACTTCACTCAGGCCGAGGTAAGGGCCCAACTCTCTACAGCCCCCGCTCGGACTCCCTCCAGCCTCAGGTGGCACACTCTGCCTATGGACACGAGTACCAGCTGCAGCATCGTTGGCAGCAGGCACTCCCTGGGCCTGCCATGTTCCAGACCCTGCATGCCTTGCCTTCCAGGAGCCACCAGGCTGGTAGGGCAAAAGGGGCTTAGTGTTacaaggggagggaggagaatgcaggagcccagagcagggaTTGGGTCCTGGGGCTTGGCTTCTAGAAGGAAGCTGCAACAGGACCCTAGGGGCTGGAAAGGGTGCACTGTGTAGGGGACACTAGTACACCCGAGTGGCTGGTGAGGGGCACTGCTTGGTTCAGGGGCATAGAGTTAGATGAAGGCAGCTGTTGGGCCTACAGGCAGAGGTGTGAGCCTGGGGCTCAGCTCAGGGGCCAGCAAGAAGCAGAGGGGGTCCTGGCAGCAGATGAGTGGACAGAAGGCAGCTGAGGAGGTAGAGCTGAGAGTGAAGTTGCCGTCTGTCCATCATGGCATCTTTAGGGCATAGCTGTCCCAGAGCATACCAGAGGCCACCAGCAAAAGCTAGAACTCAGCCCTGGGAAGAGGCAGACTGCTAGCCTGCTGGGATCACAGAGCTCTCTGTGCTAACTGTGCCAGTGGGGCCGGCAGCCATGACTTACATTAATGCCCCTTCTAAGTTCAGGAGGGGCCAGGGTAGCCTTGGTTCTCCCcagaggcagagcaggtgggGAACTCTCAGGCATCAGGGAAGGAGGTGGCTTTAACGAGGTGGGAAAAGGTTGCTCGGGTCTCTCACATCAACCTCCCGCAGGCCTGGGTTCTCCATTCTCCAGGAGCCCTGGCTTCTGCTGTGGCCATTCCTGCCCTCTTCCTACAATGAAATATTCAGCAGGCTGTGGCTGCAGCAACTGCACCCTGAGTCCCTAGGAGCCTTTGTCATCAGATGcgcaggaagagagagggaacagGACCAGGCCTCAGGGCCCCACCCGCACCTGACAGTGCTACACTGTCCCACACCCCAGCAATCTGAAGGACGAGATTGAGTGGCCACCAGGGGGCCAGGCTGGCAGTGCCACCCAgggaagctgggaggggctgtgtgGCAGAGATACCTTCCCCACCttggagaagggggcagggcaggactgGGGAGTGTCTGACAGCACCACTGTCCCACAATACTCTGAGCTGGGTGGGGCAGGGATCAggtgtccccattttgcagatgaagaaaatgaggctcacaGAGGTCAGGTGACTTTATTCAGAGCACATGGCTAGTAAGAGGCAAAACCAGGACTCTGCGTTCTGACTGCTAGTGCAAGAGTCCTCTCACCAGAGGACACTGCTTGCTCCCAGAGCTCAGGGACTCCTCCCCACCTTGTCGGGATTGCCTCACTCCCTACTGGACACCTCCCACCCACAGACACTCCTGTGCCTAGGCATCCAgcctcccactcccactcccaggggtctccatttccttcctgcccacccctcAGCCTGCGCCAGAGGTTACAGCTGGTAGTCCTTGTGGGCCACATCTGGCCCAcagatgtgttttatttggccTGCACAgtgcatttaacattttttaattaatggtCAACCTATAACCTTGGGGAGATGTCACCAAAAAACCTGATTTCCAGTTTCTTGAAAGGCCTGTGTTCCCTCTTACAACAATCAGCTGAGGAGCAGCCACCAGTCTCCACAGGGCTCTGCTCCTCCTTTACACCAGGTCTGGCTCCCCCTTTAGAATGGGCAGTGCCCCCGGGTTCACCACAGCCCATTGCCCTGAGGGCCTCCGCACACTCAGACCACGCTCAGTGTCCATCTTTCTATTGCACAAGTCTTGTTTTTCTGAGAGAAGGAACATAGTTCCCCGTGTCTCCtaaaaggggaaaacaaaagataagccAAGAGGACACATTGGAGTTAGAAGGGGGAGGGAACTTATTTCTTTATGGAAGTGAAGAATGTTCCTTAGTGTTTAACATGCAGACAGCCCTAGAGAAGAGCAGGTGACTGGAGTGGAGTTGCTGTAGAgggagtggtaggagatgaggtcgCAGGGGTAACCGGTCACAACGAGGTCTTCGTGGTCAAACAGTAAGCCATTGCACTATCTGAGCAAGGGTGACATAAACTTACTTACATTTTGAAAGGCTCATTCTGGCTTCTGTGTTAACAAACTGCCGGGGGGCAAGGGGCGGGGCTGAGGCTGGGAcacagttaggaggctattggcAATAATCCAGGCCAGAAATGATGGTATGTGAGATAAGGAGAGGAGTCAGCGATGACTCCAGAGTCTTTGGCCTGAGCCTGGAAGAACACAGCTGCCATCCTGTGCCGTGGGAAGACTGGGAGGCAGAGCAGGTCAGGAGTCTGTCTGGGGCAGGCTGAGTCTGACGTGGCCCTTGGACATCCACAAGGAGCTGCTAAGGAAGCAGGTGGATATATGAGTGCAGAGTTCAGGCAAGAGCAGTCCGGGCTGGAGATACAAATAGGGGCGTCACCAATATAGCTAGCATTTGAAGATGTGAGAGTGATCCAGGGCACAAGGGGAGCACCTGTAGATAGAGAAGAGTCTCGAGGCCAAGCGTGGACTTTGGGGAGAACAGGGGGACCAACAAGAGAGTCTGTAAAGGAGAAACTAGAAAGGtaggagaaaaaccaagagagCAGAACGTCCTGGAAGCCGGCTGGTGTGTTGAGGAAGGAGTGTTCaattgtgtcaaatgctgctgagcaGGCAAGCAGTATGAGGTTCAAGAACTGACCACGTAGGCCATTGGTGCCCTTGGCAACAGCAGTTTTGATGGCATCACAGGAACAAAAGCCTGGGTGGAGTGTGCTCAGGACAGCTTGGGGGGAAGAGTATAGCCTATTCTTTTTGGAGTTTTGCTGCAAAGAAGAGCAAGAGAACTGGGGGGCAAATGGTAGAAAAAGTGAAGTTAGAAGTTTTTTAAGATGGCAGAATAGCATAGTTTTGTGACAATGGGAATGATCCATTTCGGGGGAAATTGACACCataggagaaagaagggaggtggTGGAAGTGGTTGAGAGAAGGTGGAGTATTACTCTCTCCAGAGGTTCAGAGAAATGAGGTGATTTGTTCAAAGCgggagagctgggatttgacATGTCATCTGGCTCCAGGACTCAGCGCTTCACTGCTCACGATTGCCTAATGGCGACCCACTGAGCTAGTGAGGGAGAGCGCCGTCACAGACACAGTGATAGGTCTAGCCGGGGAAGCCGAAAGTGAGGCTGGGCActgaggggctggcagggagaCCGCAACGCCCAGTGCTGGTGCCAGCCTGGGAGGGAGCTCCTGGGCACCATAGGCTGGACCTTCTTCTCATCCAACCATGGGGTGTCCCCACAGGTATACGCTGGGAATGTTCTGTATGAGCACGAGATGCCCCCTGAGCCCTTCTGGGAGGCCCATGATGCCCTGGAGCTCCTGCTGTCCTCGCCTCCTGCCCCCGATGTGGCCGCCACTCTTGCTGTAGCTGTATCTTTCGAGGCTGCCTGTCCTCAGCACCCCAGCCGCCTCTGGAGGAACAAAGGTGAACAACATCATGGCTGGCAAAGTTGAGGGGACACTGGGAGAGGCCCACAGAGGAGGGGACACAAGGCCAGGGTCAGCAGCTCGTGCCAGCTCCCAGGACCTGGGAAGTTATAGGAAGGATGGGCAGGTGGGGATCCCTTGAGATCAGAAGGCAGACATGGTCCTTGTCCTCCTGGGGACTCTGACCCTCATTCTGGGGTACttggtctgagggaggaggcacAACCTTGCCCCAAGGGCCTGGTCTTGGGGTCCATGGCTCTTCCCTCAGTGGACTGGACCTTCATAGTCTATGTCCCACCCCTAGGTCTCTGGGTCCCCGAAGGCCAGCGGGCTGAGATCACCACAGCTGCCCTCGACGCCTCCAACCTCCTGGCCAGCGTTCTCTCACCGCAGCGCCCAGAACACGACGTGCTTTTCCAGATCACACAGTTCCCCACCCGGGGCCAGCTGTTGGTGTCCGAGGAGCCCCTCCATGCCGGGCGGCCCCACTTCCTGCAGTCCGAGCTGGCTGCAGGGCAGCTGGTGTACGCCCATGGAGGTGGGGGCACCCAGCAGGATGGCTTCCGCTTCCGTGCCCACCTCCAAGGGCCAGCAGGGGCCTCAGTGGCGGGACCCCAAACTTCAGAGGCCTTTGCCATCACAGTACGGGATGTGAATGAGCGGCCACCTCAGCTGCAGGCCTCCGTCCCGCTCCGGCTCACCCGTGGCTCCCGCATCCCCATCTCCCGGGCCCAGCTGAATGTGGTGGACCCAGACTCGGCTCCCGGGGAAATTGAGTACGAGGTACAGCGGGCACCCCACAACGGCTTCCTGAGcctggcaggggccagcccagggcctgtgACCCACTTCACGCAGGCTGATGTGGACGCCGGGCGGCTGGCCTTCGTGGCCAATGGGAGCAGTGTGGCAGGCATCTTCCAGCTGAGCGTGtctgatggggccagcccacccCTGCCCATGTCCCTGGCTGTGGATGTCTTGCCATCTGCCATTGAGGTGCAACTGCAGGCACCCCTAGAGGTGCCCCAAGCTTTAGGGCGCTCCTCACTGAGCCGGCAGCAACTCCAGGTAGTTTCAGATCGGGAGGAGCCTGACGCAGCATACCGCCTCACTCAGGGGCCCCAGTACGGGCATCTC
This genomic stretch from Equus quagga isolate Etosha38 unplaced genomic scaffold, UCLA_HA_Equagga_1.0 153_RagTag, whole genome shotgun sequence harbors:
- the LOC124233095 gene encoding chondroitin sulfate proteoglycan 4 is translated as MRSGPRSPPPAPALALTLTLAVLARPASAASFFGENHLEVPMATALTSIDLQLQFSTSQPEALLLLAAGPADHLLLQLHSGRLQVRLVLGQEELRLQTLAGTLLSDSVLHTVGLTVSDNWASLSVDGLLNASAPVAGGPLEVPYGLFIGGTGSLGLPYLRGASRPLRGCLHAATLNGRSLLRPLTADVHEGCAEEFSASDDVALGFSGPHSLAAFPAWGTQDEGTLEFTLTTRSRQAPLAFQAGGRRGDFIYVDIFEGHLRAVIEKGQGTVLLHNSMHVADGQPHEVSVHVDANRLEISVDQYPTRTSNRGVLSYLEPRGSLLLGGLDAEASRHLQEHRLGLAPGAANISLLGCMEDLSVNGQRQGLREALLTRNMAAGCRLEEDEYEEDAYGPYEAFSTLAPEAWPAMELPEPCMPEPGLPPVFANFTQLLTISPLVVAEGGAAWLEWRHVQPTLDLSEAELRKSQVLFSVSHGARHGELELDIPGAQARKMFTLLDVVNRKARFVHDGSEDTSDQLVLEVSVTARGPVPSCLRRGQTYLLPVQVNPVNDPPRVIFPHGSVMVILEHTQKPLGPEVFQAYDPDSACEGLTFQLLGAAGGLPVERRDQPGEPATEFSCRELEAGSLVYIHRGGPTRDLTFRVSDGLQASPPATLKVVAVRPAIQVRHNTGLHLAQGSAAPVLPANLSVETNAVGQDVSVLFRVTGALQFGELQKQGAGGAEGAEWRATQAFHQRDVEQGRVRYLSTDPEHHTEDTVENLALEVQVGQETLSNLSFPVTVQRATVWLLRLEPLHTQNTRQEALTTAHLEATLEEVGPSPTLFHYEVVQAPKKGNLRLQGTRLSDGQGFTQDDLQAGRVTYGATARASETVEDVFRFRVTAPPHFSPLYTFPIHIRGDPDAPVLTNVLLSVPEGGEGILSADHLFVKSLNSASYLYEVMERPRHGRLAWRGSQDKAIMVTSFTNEDLLHGQLVYQHDDSETTEDDIPFVATRQGEGSGGMAWEEVRGVFRVAIQPVNDHAPVQTINRVFHVARGGSRLLTTDDVAFSDADSGFADAQLVLTRKDLLFGSIVAVDEPTRPIYRFTQEDLRKRRVLFVHSGADRGWIQLQVSDGQHQATALLEVQASEPYLRVANGSNLVVPQGGQSTIDTAVLHLDTNLDIRNGDEVHYHVTAGPRWGQLLRAGQPATAFSQQDLVDGAILYSHNGSLSPRDTLAFSVEAGPVHTDATLQVTIALEGPLAPLHLVQHKKIYVFQGEAAEIRRDQLEAAQEAVLPADIVFSVKTPPSAGYLVTLSHGTTAAEAPSLDPVQSFSQEAVDEGRVLYLHSRPEAWSDTFSLDVASGLGTPLEGVLMELEVLPAAIPLEAQNFSVPEGGTRTLAPPLLRIIGPYFPTLPGLNLQVLEPPQHGVLQREEGPQDRTLGTFSWREVEQQLIRYVHDGSETLTDSFVLVANASEIGRQSHPVGFTITILPVNDQPPILTTNTGLQMWEGATVPIPTEALRGTDNDSGPEDLVYTIERPSNGRVVLQAAPGTEIHSFTQAQLDGRLVLFSHRGALDGGFHFSLSDGEHTSHGHFFHVVAQKQLLLSLEGSRTLTICPGSIQPLSSQSLRASSSAGTDPHHLLYRVVQGPRLGRLFRAQQGSTGEALVNFTQAEVYAGNVLYEHEMPPEPFWEAHDALELLLSSPPAPDVAATLAVAVSFEAACPQHPSRLWRNKGLWVPEGQRAEITTAALDASNLLASVLSPQRPEHDVLFQITQFPTRGQLLVSEEPLHAGRPHFLQSELAAGQLVYAHGGGGTQQDGFRFRAHLQGPAGASVAGPQTSEAFAITVRDVNERPPQLQASVPLRLTRGSRIPISRAQLNVVDPDSAPGEIEYEVQRAPHNGFLSLAGASPGPVTHFTQADVDAGRLAFVANGSSVAGIFQLSVSDGASPPLPMSLAVDVLPSAIEVQLQAPLEVPQALGRSSLSRQQLQVVSDREEPDAAYRLTQGPQYGHLLVGGRPATAFSQLQVDQGEVVFAFTNFSSSRDHFSILALARGANASATVNVTVRALLHVWAGGPWPQGATLRLDSTVLDAAELANRTGSMPRFRLLAGPQHGRVVRMPRARTEPRGSQLVEQFTQQDLEDGRLGLEVGRPEGMSPTPTGDSLTLELWAQGVPPAVASLDFATEPYNAARPYSVALLSLPEAVRTEAGEPESVTPTGEPPAASSPMPTVASGGFLGFLEANMFSIIIPVCLVLLLLALILPLLFYLRKRNKTGKHNVQVLTAKPRNGLAGDTETFRKVEPGQAIPLTAVSGQGPPPGGQPDPELLQFCRTQNPALKNGQYWV